A window of Vulpes lagopus strain Blue_001 chromosome 21, ASM1834538v1, whole genome shotgun sequence contains these coding sequences:
- the IFFO1 gene encoding non-homologous end joining factor IFFO1 isoform X1 — protein MNPLFGPNLFLLQQEQQGLAGPLGDPLGGDHFAGGGDVSPSSLAPAGPAAYSPPGPGPAPPAAMALRNDLGSNINVLKTLNLRFRCFLAKVHELERRNRLLEKQLQQALEEGKQGRRGLARRDQAVQTGFVSPIRPLGLPLSARPAAVCTPSARVLGSPARSPAGPLVPSAACHSSPSTSTSTSYSSSARFMPGTIWSFSHARRLGPGLEPTLVQGPGLSWVHPDGVGVQIDTITPEIRALYNVLAKVKRERDEYKRRWEEEYTVRIQLQERVNELQEEAQEADACQEELAMKVEQLKAELVVFKGLMSNNLSELDTKIQEKAMKVDMDICRRIDITAKLCDVAQQRNCEDMIKIFQKKLSLHLSPIKVPSMGGRKRERKAAIEEDTSLSESDGPRQPDGDEEESTALSINEEMQRMLNQLREYDFEDDCDSLTWEETEETLLLWEDFSGYAMAAAEAQGEQQEDSLEKVIKDTESLFKTREKEYQETIDQIELELATAKNDMNRHLHEYMEMCSMKRGLDVQMETCRRLITQSGDRKSPAFTAVPLSDPPPPPPSEAEDSDRDVSSDSSMR, from the exons ATGAATCCGTTATTCGGCCCCAATCTCTTCCTcctgcagcaggagcagcagggccTGGCCGGGCCGCTGGGGGACCCTCTGGGAGGCGACCATTTCGCCGGGGGAGGGGACGTGTCCCCGTCGTCGCTCGCCCCGGCCGGCCCGGCTGCCTACTCGCCGCCCGGGCCGGGCCCGGCCCCCCCCGCCGCCATGGCTCTCCGCAACGACCTGGGCTCCAACATCAACGTGCTCAAGACCCTGAACCTCCGCTTCCGCTGCTTCCTGGCCAAGGTGCACGAGCTGGAGCGCCGCAACCGGCTGCTAGAGAAGCAGCTGCAGCAGGCGCTGGAGGAGGGTAAGCAGGGCCGGCGGGGCCTGGCTCGCCGCGACCAGGCCGTGCAGACCGGCTTCGTCAGCCCCATCCGGCCCCTTGGGCTGCCCCTGAGCGCCCGGCCGGCCGCCGTCTGCACCCCGTCGGCGCGGGTGCTTGGCTCGCCCGCGCGGTCGCCAGCCGGCCCCCTCGTGCCCTCCGCGGCCTGCCACTCGTcgccctccacctccacctccacctcctacTCCTCGTCAGCCCGCTTCATGCCCGGCACCATCTGGTCCTTCTCTCACGCCCGCCGGCTCGGGCCGGGACTGGAGCCCACGCTGGTGCAGGGGCCTGGCCTGTCGTGGGTGCATCCCGACGGGGTGGGCGTCCAGATCGACACCATCACCCCCGAGATCCGCGCGCTCTACAACGTCCTGGCTAAAGTGAAGCGCGAGCGGGACGAGTACAAGCGGAG GTGGGAAGAGGAGTACACTGTGCGGATACAGCTGCAGGAGCGAGTGAATGAGCTCCAGGAG GAAGCCCAAGAGGCTGATGCCTGCCAAGAGGAGCTGGCCATGAAGGTGGAGCAGTTGAAAGCTGAGCTAGTGGTCTTCAAGGGGCTCATGAGCAAT AACCTGTCTGAGCTGGATACAAAGATCCAGGAAAAGGCCATGAAGGTAGATATGGACATCTGTCGCCGCATTGACATCACCGCCAAACTGTGTGACGTGGCCCAGCAGCGCAACTGCGAGGACATGATCAAGATATTCCAG AAGAAGCTG TCTCTGCACTTGTCTCCCATTAAGGTCCCATCCATGGGGGGGCGGAAGCGGGAGCGCAAGGCTGCCATCGAGGAGGACACCTCCCTGTCGGAAAGTGATGGGCCCCGCCAGCCCGATGGGGATGAGGAGGAGAGCACAGCCCTCAGCATCAACGAGGAGATGCAGCGCATGCTCAACCAGCT GAGGGAGTATGATTTTGAGGACGACTGTGACAGCCTGACTTGGGAGGAAACTGAGGAGACCCTGCTGCTTTGGGAGGATTTCTCAGGCTATGCCATGGCAGCCGCAGAGGCGCAGGGAGAG CAGCAGGAAGACAGTTTGGAGAAGGTGATTAAAGATACAGAGTCCCTGTTCAAGACCCGGGAGAAAGAATATCAGGAAACCATTGACCAGATAGAG CTGGAGCTGGCCACAGCTAAGAATGACATGAACCGACACTTGCATGAATACATGGAGATGTGCAGCATGAAGCGAGGCTTGGACGTGCAGATGGAGACCTGCCGCCGGCTCATCACACAGTCTGGAGACCG aaagtcTCCTGCTTTCACTGCGGTCCCGCTTAGCGacccgccgccaccgccgccaaGTGAGGCTGAGGACTCCGATCGTGATGTCTCATCTGATAGCTCCATGAGATAG
- the IFFO1 gene encoding non-homologous end joining factor IFFO1 isoform X4 translates to MNPLFGPNLFLLQQEQQGLAGPLGDPLGGDHFAGGGDVSPSSLAPAGPAAYSPPGPGPAPPAAMALRNDLGSNINVLKTLNLRFRCFLAKVHELERRNRLLEKQLQQALEEGKQGRRGLARRDQAVQTGFVSPIRPLGLPLSARPAAVCTPSARVLGSPARSPAGPLVPSAACHSSPSTSTSTSYSSSARFMPGTIWSFSHARRLGPGLEPTLVQGPGLSWVHPDGVGVQIDTITPEIRALYNVLAKVKRERDEYKRRWEEEYTVRIQLQERVNELQEEAQEADACQEELAMKVEQLKAELVVFKGLMSNNLSELDTKIQEKAMKVDMDICRRIDITAKLCDVAQQRNCEDMIKIFQKKLVPSMGGRKRERKAAIEEDTSLSESDGPRQPDGDEEESTALSINEEMQRMLNQLREYDFEDDCDSLTWEETEETLLLWEDFSGYAMAAAEAQGEQQEDSLEKVIKDTESLFKTREKEYQETIDQIELELATAKNDMNRHLHEYMEMCSMKRGLDVQMETCRRLITQSGDRKSPAFTAVPLSDPPPPPPSEAEDSDRDVSSDSSMR, encoded by the exons ATGAATCCGTTATTCGGCCCCAATCTCTTCCTcctgcagcaggagcagcagggccTGGCCGGGCCGCTGGGGGACCCTCTGGGAGGCGACCATTTCGCCGGGGGAGGGGACGTGTCCCCGTCGTCGCTCGCCCCGGCCGGCCCGGCTGCCTACTCGCCGCCCGGGCCGGGCCCGGCCCCCCCCGCCGCCATGGCTCTCCGCAACGACCTGGGCTCCAACATCAACGTGCTCAAGACCCTGAACCTCCGCTTCCGCTGCTTCCTGGCCAAGGTGCACGAGCTGGAGCGCCGCAACCGGCTGCTAGAGAAGCAGCTGCAGCAGGCGCTGGAGGAGGGTAAGCAGGGCCGGCGGGGCCTGGCTCGCCGCGACCAGGCCGTGCAGACCGGCTTCGTCAGCCCCATCCGGCCCCTTGGGCTGCCCCTGAGCGCCCGGCCGGCCGCCGTCTGCACCCCGTCGGCGCGGGTGCTTGGCTCGCCCGCGCGGTCGCCAGCCGGCCCCCTCGTGCCCTCCGCGGCCTGCCACTCGTcgccctccacctccacctccacctcctacTCCTCGTCAGCCCGCTTCATGCCCGGCACCATCTGGTCCTTCTCTCACGCCCGCCGGCTCGGGCCGGGACTGGAGCCCACGCTGGTGCAGGGGCCTGGCCTGTCGTGGGTGCATCCCGACGGGGTGGGCGTCCAGATCGACACCATCACCCCCGAGATCCGCGCGCTCTACAACGTCCTGGCTAAAGTGAAGCGCGAGCGGGACGAGTACAAGCGGAG GTGGGAAGAGGAGTACACTGTGCGGATACAGCTGCAGGAGCGAGTGAATGAGCTCCAGGAG GAAGCCCAAGAGGCTGATGCCTGCCAAGAGGAGCTGGCCATGAAGGTGGAGCAGTTGAAAGCTGAGCTAGTGGTCTTCAAGGGGCTCATGAGCAAT AACCTGTCTGAGCTGGATACAAAGATCCAGGAAAAGGCCATGAAGGTAGATATGGACATCTGTCGCCGCATTGACATCACCGCCAAACTGTGTGACGTGGCCCAGCAGCGCAACTGCGAGGACATGATCAAGATATTCCAG AAGAAGCTG GTCCCATCCATGGGGGGGCGGAAGCGGGAGCGCAAGGCTGCCATCGAGGAGGACACCTCCCTGTCGGAAAGTGATGGGCCCCGCCAGCCCGATGGGGATGAGGAGGAGAGCACAGCCCTCAGCATCAACGAGGAGATGCAGCGCATGCTCAACCAGCT GAGGGAGTATGATTTTGAGGACGACTGTGACAGCCTGACTTGGGAGGAAACTGAGGAGACCCTGCTGCTTTGGGAGGATTTCTCAGGCTATGCCATGGCAGCCGCAGAGGCGCAGGGAGAG CAGCAGGAAGACAGTTTGGAGAAGGTGATTAAAGATACAGAGTCCCTGTTCAAGACCCGGGAGAAAGAATATCAGGAAACCATTGACCAGATAGAG CTGGAGCTGGCCACAGCTAAGAATGACATGAACCGACACTTGCATGAATACATGGAGATGTGCAGCATGAAGCGAGGCTTGGACGTGCAGATGGAGACCTGCCGCCGGCTCATCACACAGTCTGGAGACCG aaagtcTCCTGCTTTCACTGCGGTCCCGCTTAGCGacccgccgccaccgccgccaaGTGAGGCTGAGGACTCCGATCGTGATGTCTCATCTGATAGCTCCATGAGATAG
- the IFFO1 gene encoding non-homologous end joining factor IFFO1 isoform X5, producing the protein MNPLFGPNLFLLQQEQQGLAGPLGDPLGGDHFAGGGDVSPSSLAPAGPAAYSPPGPGPAPPAAMALRNDLGSNINVLKTLNLRFRCFLAKVHELERRNRLLEKQLQQALEEGKQGRRGLARRDQAVQTGFVSPIRPLGLPLSARPAAVCTPSARVLGSPARSPAGPLVPSAACHSSPSTSTSTSYSSSARFMPGTIWSFSHARRLGPGLEPTLVQGPGLSWVHPDGVGVQIDTITPEIRALYNVLAKVKRERDEYKRRWEEEYTVRIQLQERVNELQEEAQEADACQEELAMKVEQLKAELVVFKGLMSNNLSELDTKIQEKAMKVDMDICRRIDITAKLCDVAQQRNCEDMIKIFQKKLVPSMGGRKRERKAAIEEDTSLSESDGPRQPDGDEEESTALSINEEMQRMLNQLREYDFEDDCDSLTWEETEETLLLWEDFSGYAMAAAEAQGEQEDSLEKVIKDTESLFKTREKEYQETIDQIELELATAKNDMNRHLHEYMEMCSMKRGLDVQMETCRRLITQSGDRKSPAFTAVPLSDPPPPPPSEAEDSDRDVSSDSSMR; encoded by the exons ATGAATCCGTTATTCGGCCCCAATCTCTTCCTcctgcagcaggagcagcagggccTGGCCGGGCCGCTGGGGGACCCTCTGGGAGGCGACCATTTCGCCGGGGGAGGGGACGTGTCCCCGTCGTCGCTCGCCCCGGCCGGCCCGGCTGCCTACTCGCCGCCCGGGCCGGGCCCGGCCCCCCCCGCCGCCATGGCTCTCCGCAACGACCTGGGCTCCAACATCAACGTGCTCAAGACCCTGAACCTCCGCTTCCGCTGCTTCCTGGCCAAGGTGCACGAGCTGGAGCGCCGCAACCGGCTGCTAGAGAAGCAGCTGCAGCAGGCGCTGGAGGAGGGTAAGCAGGGCCGGCGGGGCCTGGCTCGCCGCGACCAGGCCGTGCAGACCGGCTTCGTCAGCCCCATCCGGCCCCTTGGGCTGCCCCTGAGCGCCCGGCCGGCCGCCGTCTGCACCCCGTCGGCGCGGGTGCTTGGCTCGCCCGCGCGGTCGCCAGCCGGCCCCCTCGTGCCCTCCGCGGCCTGCCACTCGTcgccctccacctccacctccacctcctacTCCTCGTCAGCCCGCTTCATGCCCGGCACCATCTGGTCCTTCTCTCACGCCCGCCGGCTCGGGCCGGGACTGGAGCCCACGCTGGTGCAGGGGCCTGGCCTGTCGTGGGTGCATCCCGACGGGGTGGGCGTCCAGATCGACACCATCACCCCCGAGATCCGCGCGCTCTACAACGTCCTGGCTAAAGTGAAGCGCGAGCGGGACGAGTACAAGCGGAG GTGGGAAGAGGAGTACACTGTGCGGATACAGCTGCAGGAGCGAGTGAATGAGCTCCAGGAG GAAGCCCAAGAGGCTGATGCCTGCCAAGAGGAGCTGGCCATGAAGGTGGAGCAGTTGAAAGCTGAGCTAGTGGTCTTCAAGGGGCTCATGAGCAAT AACCTGTCTGAGCTGGATACAAAGATCCAGGAAAAGGCCATGAAGGTAGATATGGACATCTGTCGCCGCATTGACATCACCGCCAAACTGTGTGACGTGGCCCAGCAGCGCAACTGCGAGGACATGATCAAGATATTCCAG AAGAAGCTG GTCCCATCCATGGGGGGGCGGAAGCGGGAGCGCAAGGCTGCCATCGAGGAGGACACCTCCCTGTCGGAAAGTGATGGGCCCCGCCAGCCCGATGGGGATGAGGAGGAGAGCACAGCCCTCAGCATCAACGAGGAGATGCAGCGCATGCTCAACCAGCT GAGGGAGTATGATTTTGAGGACGACTGTGACAGCCTGACTTGGGAGGAAACTGAGGAGACCCTGCTGCTTTGGGAGGATTTCTCAGGCTATGCCATGGCAGCCGCAGAGGCGCAGGGAGAG CAGGAAGACAGTTTGGAGAAGGTGATTAAAGATACAGAGTCCCTGTTCAAGACCCGGGAGAAAGAATATCAGGAAACCATTGACCAGATAGAG CTGGAGCTGGCCACAGCTAAGAATGACATGAACCGACACTTGCATGAATACATGGAGATGTGCAGCATGAAGCGAGGCTTGGACGTGCAGATGGAGACCTGCCGCCGGCTCATCACACAGTCTGGAGACCG aaagtcTCCTGCTTTCACTGCGGTCCCGCTTAGCGacccgccgccaccgccgccaaGTGAGGCTGAGGACTCCGATCGTGATGTCTCATCTGATAGCTCCATGAGATAG
- the IFFO1 gene encoding non-homologous end joining factor IFFO1 isoform X2 has product MNPLFGPNLFLLQQEQQGLAGPLGDPLGGDHFAGGGDVSPSSLAPAGPAAYSPPGPGPAPPAAMALRNDLGSNINVLKTLNLRFRCFLAKVHELERRNRLLEKQLQQALEEGKQGRRGLARRDQAVQTGFVSPIRPLGLPLSARPAAVCTPSARVLGSPARSPAGPLVPSAACHSSPSTSTSTSYSSSARFMPGTIWSFSHARRLGPGLEPTLVQGPGLSWVHPDGVGVQIDTITPEIRALYNVLAKVKRERDEYKRRWEEEYTVRIQLQERVNELQEEAQEADACQEELAMKVEQLKAELVVFKGLMSNNLSELDTKIQEKAMKVDMDICRRIDITAKLCDVAQQRNCEDMIKIFQKKLSLHLSPIKVPSMGGRKRERKAAIEEDTSLSESDGPRQPDGDEEESTALSINEEMQRMLNQLREYDFEDDCDSLTWEETEETLLLWEDFSGYAMAAAEAQGEQEDSLEKVIKDTESLFKTREKEYQETIDQIELELATAKNDMNRHLHEYMEMCSMKRGLDVQMETCRRLITQSGDRKSPAFTAVPLSDPPPPPPSEAEDSDRDVSSDSSMR; this is encoded by the exons ATGAATCCGTTATTCGGCCCCAATCTCTTCCTcctgcagcaggagcagcagggccTGGCCGGGCCGCTGGGGGACCCTCTGGGAGGCGACCATTTCGCCGGGGGAGGGGACGTGTCCCCGTCGTCGCTCGCCCCGGCCGGCCCGGCTGCCTACTCGCCGCCCGGGCCGGGCCCGGCCCCCCCCGCCGCCATGGCTCTCCGCAACGACCTGGGCTCCAACATCAACGTGCTCAAGACCCTGAACCTCCGCTTCCGCTGCTTCCTGGCCAAGGTGCACGAGCTGGAGCGCCGCAACCGGCTGCTAGAGAAGCAGCTGCAGCAGGCGCTGGAGGAGGGTAAGCAGGGCCGGCGGGGCCTGGCTCGCCGCGACCAGGCCGTGCAGACCGGCTTCGTCAGCCCCATCCGGCCCCTTGGGCTGCCCCTGAGCGCCCGGCCGGCCGCCGTCTGCACCCCGTCGGCGCGGGTGCTTGGCTCGCCCGCGCGGTCGCCAGCCGGCCCCCTCGTGCCCTCCGCGGCCTGCCACTCGTcgccctccacctccacctccacctcctacTCCTCGTCAGCCCGCTTCATGCCCGGCACCATCTGGTCCTTCTCTCACGCCCGCCGGCTCGGGCCGGGACTGGAGCCCACGCTGGTGCAGGGGCCTGGCCTGTCGTGGGTGCATCCCGACGGGGTGGGCGTCCAGATCGACACCATCACCCCCGAGATCCGCGCGCTCTACAACGTCCTGGCTAAAGTGAAGCGCGAGCGGGACGAGTACAAGCGGAG GTGGGAAGAGGAGTACACTGTGCGGATACAGCTGCAGGAGCGAGTGAATGAGCTCCAGGAG GAAGCCCAAGAGGCTGATGCCTGCCAAGAGGAGCTGGCCATGAAGGTGGAGCAGTTGAAAGCTGAGCTAGTGGTCTTCAAGGGGCTCATGAGCAAT AACCTGTCTGAGCTGGATACAAAGATCCAGGAAAAGGCCATGAAGGTAGATATGGACATCTGTCGCCGCATTGACATCACCGCCAAACTGTGTGACGTGGCCCAGCAGCGCAACTGCGAGGACATGATCAAGATATTCCAG AAGAAGCTG TCTCTGCACTTGTCTCCCATTAAGGTCCCATCCATGGGGGGGCGGAAGCGGGAGCGCAAGGCTGCCATCGAGGAGGACACCTCCCTGTCGGAAAGTGATGGGCCCCGCCAGCCCGATGGGGATGAGGAGGAGAGCACAGCCCTCAGCATCAACGAGGAGATGCAGCGCATGCTCAACCAGCT GAGGGAGTATGATTTTGAGGACGACTGTGACAGCCTGACTTGGGAGGAAACTGAGGAGACCCTGCTGCTTTGGGAGGATTTCTCAGGCTATGCCATGGCAGCCGCAGAGGCGCAGGGAGAG CAGGAAGACAGTTTGGAGAAGGTGATTAAAGATACAGAGTCCCTGTTCAAGACCCGGGAGAAAGAATATCAGGAAACCATTGACCAGATAGAG CTGGAGCTGGCCACAGCTAAGAATGACATGAACCGACACTTGCATGAATACATGGAGATGTGCAGCATGAAGCGAGGCTTGGACGTGCAGATGGAGACCTGCCGCCGGCTCATCACACAGTCTGGAGACCG aaagtcTCCTGCTTTCACTGCGGTCCCGCTTAGCGacccgccgccaccgccgccaaGTGAGGCTGAGGACTCCGATCGTGATGTCTCATCTGATAGCTCCATGAGATAG
- the IFFO1 gene encoding non-homologous end joining factor IFFO1 isoform X6, protein MNPLFGPNLFLLQQEQQGLAGPLGDPLGGDHFAGGGDVSPSSLAPAGPAAYSPPGPGPAPPAAMALRNDLGSNINVLKTLNLRFRCFLAKVHELERRNRLLEKQLQQALEEGKQGRRGLARRDQAVQTGFVSPIRPLGLPLSARPAAVCTPSARVLGSPARSPAGPLVPSAACHSSPSTSTSTSYSSSARFMPGTIWSFSHARRLGPGLEPTLVQGPGLSWVHPDGVGVQIDTITPEIRALYNVLAKVKRERDEYKRRWEEEYTVRIQLQERVNELQEEAQEADACQEELAMKVEQLKAELVVFKGLMSNNLSELDTKIQEKAMKVDMDICRRIDITAKLCDVAQQRNCEDMIKIFQKLVPSMGGRKRERKAAIEEDTSLSESDGPRQPDGDEEESTALSINEEMQRMLNQLREYDFEDDCDSLTWEETEETLLLWEDFSGYAMAAAEAQGEQQEDSLEKVIKDTESLFKTREKEYQETIDQIELELATAKNDMNRHLHEYMEMCSMKRGLDVQMETCRRLITQSGDRKSPAFTAVPLSDPPPPPPSEAEDSDRDVSSDSSMR, encoded by the exons ATGAATCCGTTATTCGGCCCCAATCTCTTCCTcctgcagcaggagcagcagggccTGGCCGGGCCGCTGGGGGACCCTCTGGGAGGCGACCATTTCGCCGGGGGAGGGGACGTGTCCCCGTCGTCGCTCGCCCCGGCCGGCCCGGCTGCCTACTCGCCGCCCGGGCCGGGCCCGGCCCCCCCCGCCGCCATGGCTCTCCGCAACGACCTGGGCTCCAACATCAACGTGCTCAAGACCCTGAACCTCCGCTTCCGCTGCTTCCTGGCCAAGGTGCACGAGCTGGAGCGCCGCAACCGGCTGCTAGAGAAGCAGCTGCAGCAGGCGCTGGAGGAGGGTAAGCAGGGCCGGCGGGGCCTGGCTCGCCGCGACCAGGCCGTGCAGACCGGCTTCGTCAGCCCCATCCGGCCCCTTGGGCTGCCCCTGAGCGCCCGGCCGGCCGCCGTCTGCACCCCGTCGGCGCGGGTGCTTGGCTCGCCCGCGCGGTCGCCAGCCGGCCCCCTCGTGCCCTCCGCGGCCTGCCACTCGTcgccctccacctccacctccacctcctacTCCTCGTCAGCCCGCTTCATGCCCGGCACCATCTGGTCCTTCTCTCACGCCCGCCGGCTCGGGCCGGGACTGGAGCCCACGCTGGTGCAGGGGCCTGGCCTGTCGTGGGTGCATCCCGACGGGGTGGGCGTCCAGATCGACACCATCACCCCCGAGATCCGCGCGCTCTACAACGTCCTGGCTAAAGTGAAGCGCGAGCGGGACGAGTACAAGCGGAG GTGGGAAGAGGAGTACACTGTGCGGATACAGCTGCAGGAGCGAGTGAATGAGCTCCAGGAG GAAGCCCAAGAGGCTGATGCCTGCCAAGAGGAGCTGGCCATGAAGGTGGAGCAGTTGAAAGCTGAGCTAGTGGTCTTCAAGGGGCTCATGAGCAAT AACCTGTCTGAGCTGGATACAAAGATCCAGGAAAAGGCCATGAAGGTAGATATGGACATCTGTCGCCGCATTGACATCACCGCCAAACTGTGTGACGTGGCCCAGCAGCGCAACTGCGAGGACATGATCAAGATATTCCAG AAGCTG GTCCCATCCATGGGGGGGCGGAAGCGGGAGCGCAAGGCTGCCATCGAGGAGGACACCTCCCTGTCGGAAAGTGATGGGCCCCGCCAGCCCGATGGGGATGAGGAGGAGAGCACAGCCCTCAGCATCAACGAGGAGATGCAGCGCATGCTCAACCAGCT GAGGGAGTATGATTTTGAGGACGACTGTGACAGCCTGACTTGGGAGGAAACTGAGGAGACCCTGCTGCTTTGGGAGGATTTCTCAGGCTATGCCATGGCAGCCGCAGAGGCGCAGGGAGAG CAGCAGGAAGACAGTTTGGAGAAGGTGATTAAAGATACAGAGTCCCTGTTCAAGACCCGGGAGAAAGAATATCAGGAAACCATTGACCAGATAGAG CTGGAGCTGGCCACAGCTAAGAATGACATGAACCGACACTTGCATGAATACATGGAGATGTGCAGCATGAAGCGAGGCTTGGACGTGCAGATGGAGACCTGCCGCCGGCTCATCACACAGTCTGGAGACCG aaagtcTCCTGCTTTCACTGCGGTCCCGCTTAGCGacccgccgccaccgccgccaaGTGAGGCTGAGGACTCCGATCGTGATGTCTCATCTGATAGCTCCATGAGATAG
- the IFFO1 gene encoding non-homologous end joining factor IFFO1 isoform X8, whose product MNPLFGPNLFLLQQEQQGLAGPLGDPLGGDHFAGGGDVSPSSLAPAGPAAYSPPGPGPAPPAAMALRNDLGSNINVLKTLNLRFRCFLAKVHELERRNRLLEKQLQQALEEGKQGRRGLARRDQAVQTGFVSPIRPLGLPLSARPAAVCTPSARVLGSPARSPAGPLVPSAACHSSPSTSTSTSYSSSARFMPGTIWSFSHARRLGPGLEPTLVQGPGLSWVHPDGVGVQIDTITPEIRALYNVLAKVKRERDEYKRRWEEEYTVRIQLQERVNELQEEAQEADACQEELAMKVEQLKAELVVFKGLMSNNLSELDTKIQEKAMKVDMDICRRIDITAKLCDVAQQRNCEDMIKIFQVPSMGGRKRERKAAIEEDTSLSESDGPRQPDGDEEESTALSINEEMQRMLNQLREYDFEDDCDSLTWEETEETLLLWEDFSGYAMAAAEAQGEQQEDSLEKVIKDTESLFKTREKEYQETIDQIELELATAKNDMNRHLHEYMEMCSMKRGLDVQMETCRRLITQSGDRKSPAFTAVPLSDPPPPPPSEAEDSDRDVSSDSSMR is encoded by the exons ATGAATCCGTTATTCGGCCCCAATCTCTTCCTcctgcagcaggagcagcagggccTGGCCGGGCCGCTGGGGGACCCTCTGGGAGGCGACCATTTCGCCGGGGGAGGGGACGTGTCCCCGTCGTCGCTCGCCCCGGCCGGCCCGGCTGCCTACTCGCCGCCCGGGCCGGGCCCGGCCCCCCCCGCCGCCATGGCTCTCCGCAACGACCTGGGCTCCAACATCAACGTGCTCAAGACCCTGAACCTCCGCTTCCGCTGCTTCCTGGCCAAGGTGCACGAGCTGGAGCGCCGCAACCGGCTGCTAGAGAAGCAGCTGCAGCAGGCGCTGGAGGAGGGTAAGCAGGGCCGGCGGGGCCTGGCTCGCCGCGACCAGGCCGTGCAGACCGGCTTCGTCAGCCCCATCCGGCCCCTTGGGCTGCCCCTGAGCGCCCGGCCGGCCGCCGTCTGCACCCCGTCGGCGCGGGTGCTTGGCTCGCCCGCGCGGTCGCCAGCCGGCCCCCTCGTGCCCTCCGCGGCCTGCCACTCGTcgccctccacctccacctccacctcctacTCCTCGTCAGCCCGCTTCATGCCCGGCACCATCTGGTCCTTCTCTCACGCCCGCCGGCTCGGGCCGGGACTGGAGCCCACGCTGGTGCAGGGGCCTGGCCTGTCGTGGGTGCATCCCGACGGGGTGGGCGTCCAGATCGACACCATCACCCCCGAGATCCGCGCGCTCTACAACGTCCTGGCTAAAGTGAAGCGCGAGCGGGACGAGTACAAGCGGAG GTGGGAAGAGGAGTACACTGTGCGGATACAGCTGCAGGAGCGAGTGAATGAGCTCCAGGAG GAAGCCCAAGAGGCTGATGCCTGCCAAGAGGAGCTGGCCATGAAGGTGGAGCAGTTGAAAGCTGAGCTAGTGGTCTTCAAGGGGCTCATGAGCAAT AACCTGTCTGAGCTGGATACAAAGATCCAGGAAAAGGCCATGAAGGTAGATATGGACATCTGTCGCCGCATTGACATCACCGCCAAACTGTGTGACGTGGCCCAGCAGCGCAACTGCGAGGACATGATCAAGATATTCCAG GTCCCATCCATGGGGGGGCGGAAGCGGGAGCGCAAGGCTGCCATCGAGGAGGACACCTCCCTGTCGGAAAGTGATGGGCCCCGCCAGCCCGATGGGGATGAGGAGGAGAGCACAGCCCTCAGCATCAACGAGGAGATGCAGCGCATGCTCAACCAGCT GAGGGAGTATGATTTTGAGGACGACTGTGACAGCCTGACTTGGGAGGAAACTGAGGAGACCCTGCTGCTTTGGGAGGATTTCTCAGGCTATGCCATGGCAGCCGCAGAGGCGCAGGGAGAG CAGCAGGAAGACAGTTTGGAGAAGGTGATTAAAGATACAGAGTCCCTGTTCAAGACCCGGGAGAAAGAATATCAGGAAACCATTGACCAGATAGAG CTGGAGCTGGCCACAGCTAAGAATGACATGAACCGACACTTGCATGAATACATGGAGATGTGCAGCATGAAGCGAGGCTTGGACGTGCAGATGGAGACCTGCCGCCGGCTCATCACACAGTCTGGAGACCG aaagtcTCCTGCTTTCACTGCGGTCCCGCTTAGCGacccgccgccaccgccgccaaGTGAGGCTGAGGACTCCGATCGTGATGTCTCATCTGATAGCTCCATGAGATAG